The DNA sequence tcttaaaataaTTAACTAATATGAATGAAGCAGCAACAACCAAACCTGTCTTAGGGCCAAATATTACGTTCAGATAATTTATGTCAAAGTGAAGAATTTGATTTTGACTTTGAGTATAtatgaggtggaggggggggggggcacaggtaaTTCTGACGTTATTCTTATCTTAATTATTTTATCTTCCGCAGGTAAGTTGGTCTACGGCGCCGGGGTGGCTGTGAGTAATATTATCCTGGTATACTACCTTGCTGGGTCTggaccttgtttggtctggacctTGTTGGGTCTGGACCTTGTTGGGTCTGGACCTTAGGGTCTgcaccttgtttggtctggacctTGTTGGGTCTGGACCTAGTTGGGTCTGGACCTTGCTGGGTCTGGACCTTGTTGGGTCTGGACCTTGTTGGGTCTGGACCTTGTTGGGTCTGGACCTAGTTGGGTCTGGACCTTGCTGGGTCTGGACCTAGTTGGGTCTGGACCTTGTTGGGTCTGGACCTTGCTGGGTCTGGACCTAGTTGGGTCTGGACCTTGTTGGGTCTGGACCTTGTTGGGTCTGGACCTTGTTGGGTCTGGACCTTGTTGGGTCTGGACCTGGTTGGGTCTGGACCTTGTTGGGTCTGGACCTTGTTGGGTCTGGACCTTGTTGGGTCTGGACCTCGTTGGGTCTGGACCTTGTTGGGTCTGGACCTTGTTGGGTCTGGACCTTGTTGGGTCTGGACCTTGTTGGGTCTGGACCATGTTGGGTCTGGACCTTGTTGGGTCTGGACCTTGTTGGGTCTGGACCTTAGGGTCAGGACCTTAGGGTTTGGACCTTGTTGGGTCTGGACCTTAGGGTCTGGACCTTGTTGGGTCTGGACCTTAGGGTCTGGACCTTGTTGGATCCAGACCTTGTCTGGGGTCTTGTGGGGTTGTCAGGGTCTTGTGGGGTTGTCTGGGGTCTTGTAGGGTTGTCAGGGTCTTGTGGGGTTGTCTGGGTCTTGTGGGTTGTCTGGGTCTTGGGGGTTGTCTGGGGTCTTGTGGGGTTGTCAGGGTCTTGTGGGGGTTGTCTGGGTCTTGTGGGGGTTGTCTGGGTCTTGTGGGGTTGTctgggtgttgtggggttgtctgGGTCTTGGGGGTTGTCTGGGGTCTTGTGGGGTTGTCTGGGTCTTGTGGGGTTGTCTGGGGTCTTGTGGGGTTGTCTGGGTCTTGTGGGGTTGTCTGGGTCTTGGGGGTTGTCTGGGGTCTTGTGGGGTTGTCTGGGTCTTGTGGGGTTGTCTGGGGTCTTGTGGGGTTGTCTGGGTCttgggtgttgtctggggtcttgTGGGGTTGTCAGGGTTTTGTGGGGTTGTCTGGGTCttgggtgttgtctggggtcttgTGGGGTTGTCTGGGTCTTGTGGGGTTGTCAGGGTCTTGTGGGGTTGTCTGCGTCTTGGGGGTTGTCTGGGGTCTTGTGGGGTTGTCAGGGTCTTGTGGGGGTTGTCTGGGTCTTGTGGGGTTGTCTGGGGTCTTGTGGGGTTGTCTGGGTCTTGTGGGGTTGTCTGGGGTCTTGTGGGGTTGTCTGGGGTCTTGTGGGGTTGTCTGGGTCTTGTGGGGTTGTCTGGGTCTTGTGGGGTTGTCAGGGTCTTGTGAGGTTGTCTGGGGTCTTGTGGGGTTGTCTGGGTCTTGTGAGGTTGTCTGGGTCTTGTGAGGTTGTCTGGGGTCTTGTGGGGTTGTCTGGGTCTTGTGGGGTTGTCTGGGGTCTTGTGAGGTTGTCAGGGTCCTGTGGGGTTGTCAGGGTCTTGTGGGGTTGTCAGGGTCTTGTGGGGTTGTCAGGGTCTTGTGTGGTTGTCTGGGGTCTTGTGGGGTTGTCTGGGTCTTGTGAGGTTGTCTGGGTCTTGTGAGGTTGTCTGGGATCTTGTGGGGTTGTCAGGGTCTTGTGGGGTTGTCTGGGGTCTTGTGGGGTTGTCAGGGTCTTGTGGGGTTGTCTGGGTCTTGTGGGGTTGTCTGGGGTCTTGTGGGGTTGTCAGGGTCCTGTGGGGTTGTCAGGGTCTTGTGGGGTTGTCAGCGTCTTGTGGGGTTGTCAGGGTCTTGTGAGGTTGTCTGGGGTCTTGTGGGGTTGTCTGGGTCTTGTGAGGTTGTCTGGGTCTTGTGAGGTTGTCTGGGGTCTTGTGGGGTTGTCTGGGTCTTGTGGGGTTGTCTGGGGTCTTGTGGGGTTGTCAGGGTCTTGTGGGGTTGTCTGGGTCTTGTGGGGTTGTCTGGGGTCTTGTGGGGTTGTCAGGGTCCTGTGGGGTTGTCAGGGTCTTGTGGGGTTGTCAGGGTCTTGTGGGGTTGTCAGGGTCTTGTGGGGTTGTCTGGGGTCTTGTGGGGTTGTCTGGGTCTTGTGGGGTTTTCTGGGTCTTGGGGGTTGTCTGGGTCTTGTGAGGTTGTCTGAGGTCTTGTGGGGTTGTCTGGGGTCTTGTGAGGTTGTCTGGGGTCTTGTGGGGTTGTCTGGGTCTTGTGAGGTTGTCTGGGTCTTGTGAGGTTGTCTGGGGTCTTGTGGGGTTGTCTGGGTCTTGTGGGGTTGTCTGGGGTCTTGTGGGGTTGTCAGGGTCTTGTGGGGTTGTCAGGGTCTTGTGGGGTTGTCTGGGTCTTGTGGGGTTGTCTGGGGTCTTGTGGGGTTGTCAGGGTCCTGTGGGGTTGTCAGGGTCTTGCGGGGTTGTCAGGGTCTTGTGGGGTTGTCAGGGTCTTGTGGGGTTGTCTGGGGTCTTGTGGGGTTGTCTGGGTCTTGTGGGGTTGTCTGGGTCTTGGGGGTTGTCTGGGGTCTTGTGGGGTTGTCAGGGTCTTGTGGGGTTGTCTTGGTCTTGTGGGGTTGTCTGGGGTCTTGTNNNNNNNNNNNNNNNNNNNNNNNNNNNNNNNNNNNNNNNNNNNNNNNNNNNNNNNNNNNNNNNNNNNNNNNNNNNNNNNNNNNNNNNNNNNNNNNNNNNNNNNNNNNNNNNNNNNNNNNNNNNNNNNNNNNNNNNNNNNNNNNNNNNNNNNNNNNNNNNNNNNNNNNNNNNNNNNNNNNNNNNNNNNNNNNNNNNNNNNNNNNNNNNNNNNNNNNNNNNNNNNNNNNNNNNNNNNNNNNNNNNNNNNNNNNNNNNNNNNNNNNNNNNNNNNNNNNNNNNNNNNNNNNNNNNNNNNNNNNNNNNNNNNNNNNNNNNNNNNNNNNNNNNNNNNNNNNNNNNNNNNNNNNNNNNNNNNNNNNNNNNNNNNNNNNNNNNNNNNNNNNNNNNNNNNNNNNNNNNNNNNNNNNNNNNNNNNNNNNNNNNNNNNNNNNNNNNNNNNNNNNNNNNNNNNNNNNNNNNNNNNNNNNNNNNNNNNNNNNNNNNNNNNNNNNNNNNNNNNNAACCATCATGGACACTGTATGACACCacccagtggacactgtatgaccatcagtggacactgtatgaccaccagtgacactgtatgaccaccagtgacactgtatgaccaccagtgacactgtatgaccaccagtagcactgtatgaccaccagtagcactgtatgaccatcagtgacactgtatgaccaccagtgacactgtatgaccaccagtgacactgtatgaccatcagtgacactgtatgaccaccagtggacactgtatgaccaccagtgacactgtatgaccaccagtgacactgtatgaccaccagtgacactgtatgaccaccagtgacactgtatgaccaccaatgGACACagtatgaccatcagtgacactgtatgaccaccagtggacactgtatgaccaccagtggacactgtatgaccatcagtgacactgtatgaccaccagtgacactgtatgaccatcagtgacactgtatgaccaccagtggacacagtatgaccatcagtgacactgtatgactaccagtggacactgtatgaccaccagtgacactgtatgaccatcagtgacactgtatgaccatcagtgacactgtatgaccaccagtggacactgtatgaccaccagtgacactgtatgaccaccagtggacactgtatgaccatcagtgacactgtatgaccatcagtgacactgtatgaccaccagtggacactgtatgaccaccagtgacactgtatgaccaccagtgacactgtatgaccatcagtgacactgtatgaccaccagtggacactgtatgaccatcagtgacactgtatgaccaccagtggacactgtatgaccatcagtgacactgtatgaccaccagtgacactgtatgaccactagTGGAcattgtatgaccaccagtgacactgtatgaccatcagtgacactgtatgaccatcagtgacactgtatgaccatcagtgacactgtatgaccaccagtggacattgtatgaccaccagtgacactgtatgaccatcagtgacactgtatgaccatcagtgacactgtatgaccaccagtgacactgtatgaccaccagtgacactgtatgaccatcagtggacactgtatgaccaccagtggacactgtatgaccaccagtggacactgtatgaccaccagtggacactgtatgaccaccagtgacactgtatgaccaccagtgacactgtatgaccaccagtggacactgtatgaccaccagtgacactgtatgaccatcagtggacactgtatgaccaccagtggacactgtatgaccaccagtggacactgtatgaccatcagtgacactgtatgaccatcagtgtacactgtatgaccaccagtggacactgcatgaccaccagtggacactgtatgaccaccagtgacactgtatgaccaccagtggacactgtatgaccatcagtgacactgttacgaacccggatccagcgtccgagcaaggagcagtaacaactacgccatctgtggatttgctcccgaaacccccgccaaacgaacgacgacaccggatgaggacggcgaatatcggccacaagggccagtttccagtcctgtgcagctcacaacacagccgctcctgacctctggtgaggtggtgctccgacgacagggccatctatggactggatacgtcaggtgtttgtgcccgagcccgtaagtaaggtgttctagtgtgtcccagtcattgatgacgtgtctgtttacagagtcgacctgggaccgctgtgttgaaggttgagtgagtctacccgaggcagccagtctccatactgtgaagtttgctgcagctgttgtgacgtcgtacccccggaagaacactgtggtgtgttagcctgccagtggagtggcagtgaaaggatttacccgggaccgactgttggagacgatcatccactggggtattgaggacaggagggtgattagtgatatcacacgagactcctgtctagggcgtaccccttatatcgttcgtggagtggctgtaccagccttggtggctcagtacctgccagcagaccagctggacgtgtggttgacggcctccacgacggtgcccccagtggacctgcgttttggctgacctgtggcccgggtaggctcggcattctcagaggacacgtcgtgaggccacgaagaaggcaccgagagttatggcaccagcgtcttcagtagaagacatcgattgaggattaatccccttgtaaagtgttaatacccctcccccttgtgtactcttttattatatatatttaatcggtgatggtgaacattataatattaagttcttaactttctttccctactccctttttgttacttgcgtcacggatctcatcccttgatagtcactactggctcgggaacggatacatatatcttcctctaacaacatcagagtaaggaccccgttgcgtcccgagagggctgtaacataattggcatccccagcgggatccgtccccttgttaagtatgtttgacaggggtggtgaagtggcgtaatccctgtatataattccccctgtgtgacgattgtgacgttatacgtcctgtgcggtgctcagagtgactaagtgcgatattgtgcagtgcggtgttcgctgtgattaagcgattaagtgcaatattgactagtgcggtgctcagtgattcagtgcaatattgtagagcgaagtgttcgcttggattcagtgcaatattgggtagtgcggtgcccgaagtgattacgtgcaatattggcaagtgcagtgtttggtgcgataaagtgcaatattggcgtagaacagtgctcggtgtgttaagtgctaacgtgtaagcagtgtgttaagtgttccatctgtgacaatggcagacaaagctaccatcgacgatctggacgaggttcaggcttttctgaacagagaagattgtcttgccagattaaaatatctgagtaaaccagagcttgtactagtgagcgcctacctggagatcaagatccgtgccagtgattcccgtgtggagatcttgtccaaggtacaccggcacctgaaggcagaagagaaacaggaaggcgaaactcctagtacaaaggaaagtgcagacatagcttccacggaaaaggaagataagggcagtgacgttgacagtgatgcaggtgagcttaatatcagcttcctaacggtcaagatgcgtgccctggaaattaatcgggaaattgaatggaagaagttagaaatggaacgagaattaaaagataaagaaatggagatgaaagaaaaagaattggcgatgaggcgtttagaattagaaagagaagagaaacgagagagacaagataaagaattagagatgagacgtttagaattagaagaaaggaaagcagagagagaaagcgaagagagacgagagagggaagaacgagaaagagagagagaaaacgagacaggcaagaacgacaagacaaagaggaaagagagagacaacatgaactagaagttttgcgattaggcggtggtcggaggcaaacaacggacaccagtagcttcgatccggtacgcaacatcaaaatggtccccaaattccatgagaaggaagtgtcaaaattctttgcagccttcgagaaagtcgctgcctctttggagtggccaagggagaattgggccatcatgatacagtcagtcttgactgggaaggcccaaatcgcttactctacgttatcccttgacgactccggcgattacgatatggtgaagaaagttgtgctcatggcgtaccaattggtacctgaggcgtataggcaaaagttcagaaacctgaagaagacctcagagcacactttcaccgaattcgctacaatcaaggagcgacttttccaggaatggtgtgcctctcggaaggtggagaccagggaagacctcgagcagctgattctgctcgaggacttcaaggattgtttggctGGAGACCTCaaaacgtacttagaggaacagcaggtagagaccttgagtgcggcagccaccatggctgaagagtatatcctgactcataggccgtctgctaagtacgtcccgaggaattaccagcgccggtttgacagacctcacgacgaagaagaagaaagacccatcccacaaagcgctaagaagacgcccccaagtagccctcgaagaacaagtcctagcagtccgaaacaccgtagtccaaggaggaatatggtgtgctggacttgtgggcagaaagggcacgtagctgctaggtgccgaggcagaagaggtggcagcgcacgaagggaggtgatgttgatgagctgtgttacaccaccagtaggaaaccagtcgacgacgacgcaggaaggaccaagtttgttggcccctcacacttcaaccgggtatgtaacgagtgatcatactggtagatcaattgtagtgctcagagatagtggagcagcccagtccctgatcgtgaagagctcgttacccgagggagtaagtgtggatgggcgacaaaaggttgtcctggttgggtttccaaggacgcagtacatcgcccccttagtgccagtacatctcgactcgccttatttcagcggcacatgtgcgttggcagtagtcgataccctccctgtggctgggattgacgtggtactagccaacgacttggtgaccgattggagcatcaatcttcccaaggttgtgaacgagtctaccagaacagcaaggtcggaggtgacaacaggcaatggtaatgtccaggtaaagacagacccggattggagtgtgtttaatccttcctctcacccgcagatcgacgatattctagcagagacttctaattcttctctcgacaaggaacatgaggttaagaaggctgaggtacctgagcaagaagagaggccttgtgtgcgggcacccacggataccaacgagtctggagcgaaggcggatgtgtgcttgcggtatggcaagttacagcgtgtagtgaaccggccagagattccccagacgtcggaggtatgtgaggtatgtgcaaaggttctagtgccctctttggtccaaaccaggctaatggatatagccggttatggacatgaaaggctcgggaagcttatccctcaattggccccatgtttcttagcgatattttgtttgatgctcgtatgtgttctcagtgaggatcagtggacgacccgaaggatgatggctcccttgaacatcgcgaagaggtcccagggattggagatttgtactgcaagtgttgcagttgaagaagggacctggaaggtaatggtagatacaggaggtacgaaaaatgataatatgagtgactgtttccgacaggttgacacccccccgcgtgatagctgagcctcaatgcagcgttatacggaacgttggtcgacctgacggtggcagagcgaatgccatctgcgacgtgcaagcagccctgtggaaactaggtgtgggcctagtagaggagtgtgtagtaagtactgacttgcccattgtcgctatcactctgaattatcagacccctgtattccaggtgcccgtctccctgaaggaccaccggaccggtactagaaataccgtctgggatcggccatcatcggtgccacgacgcagggaagtgtcgagtcgccccagatcgtgtctacaccgatccttacttgagacatgtgaaatgatgcccctgcttgacatcgcagtggagacgtggaaggttacgccaggcagggcatcgccttcaatcttcaagttctcgttgtgccggaattgcccagtaggacagttctgggggcgagacagcctcatcactccagttcataatgcatgtgagtccatttggagcagtgtcgccgtactaatttggtttgtgtttcttttatagaaccccaaaccaaattccttttggtggggaggtgttacgaacccggatccagcgtccgagcaagagcagtaacaactacgccatctgtggattagctcccgaaacccccgccaaacgaacgacgacaccggatgaggacggcgaatatcggccacaagggccagtttccagtcctgtgcagctcacaacacagccgctcctgacctctggtgaggtggttgctccgacgacagcgccatctatggactggatacgtcaggtgtttgtgcccgagcccgtaagtaaggtgttctagtgtgtcccagtcattgatgacgtgtctgtttacagagtcgacctgggaccgctgtgttgaaggttgagttagtctacccgaggcagccagtctccatactgtgaagtttgctgcagctgttgtgacgtcgtccccccggaagaacactgtggtgtgttagcctgccagtggagtggcagtgaaaggatttacccgggaccgactgttggagacgatcatccactggggtattgaggacaggagggtgattagtgatatcacacgagactcctgtctagggcgtaccccttatatcgttcgtggagtggccgtaccagccttggtggctcagtacctgccagcagaccagctggacgtgtggttgacggcctccacgacggtgcccccagtggacctgcgttttggctgacctgtggcccgagtaggctcggcattctcagaggacacgtcgtgaggccacgaagaaggcaccgagagttatggcaccagcgtcttcagtagaagacatcgattgagattaatccccttgtaaagtgttaatacccctccccttgtgtactcttttattatatatatttaatcggtgatggtgaacattataatattaagttcttaacttctttccctactccctttttgttacttgcgtcacggatctcatcccttgatagccactactggctcggaacggatacatatatcttctctaacaacatcagagtaaggaccccgttgcgtcccgagagggccgtaacagacactgtatgaccaccagtggacactgtatgaccaccagtgacactgtatgaccaccagtggacactgtatgaccaccagtgacactgtatgaccaccagtggacactgtatgaccatcagtgacactgtatgaccaccagtggacactgtatgaccaccagtgacactgtatgaccaccagtggacactgtatgaccatcagtgacactgtatgaccatcagtgacactgtatgaccatcagtgacactgtatgaccaccagtgacactgtatgaccaccagtggacactgtatgaccaccagtggacactgtatgaccaccagtgacactgtatgaccaccagtgacactgtatgaccaccagtggacactgtatgaccatcagtgacactgtatgaccatcagtggacactgtatgaccaccagtgacactgtatgaccatcagtgacactgtatgaccacagtggacactgtatgaccaccagtgacactggatgaccaccagtgacactgtatgaccaccagtggacactgtatgaccaccagtgacactgtatgaccaccagtgacactgtatgaccaccagtgtacactgtatgaccaccagtggacactgtatgaccaccagtgacactgtatgaccaccagtggacactgtatgaccaccagtgacactgtatgaccatcagtgacactgtatgaccatcagtgacactgtatgaccatcagtgacactgtatgaccatcaatGACACTGCATGACcatcagtggacactgtatgaccatcagtgacactgtatggacaccagtggacactgtatgaccaccagtggacactgtatctggctgtgtggcccctggggtgagtgtctgggtgtgtggcccctggggtgagtgtctgggtgtgtggccCCTGGGGTGAGTGTCTGGATGTGTGGCCCCTGGGGTGAGTGTCTGGCTGTGTGGCCCCtggggtgagtgtctgggtgtgtggcccctggggtgagtgtctg is a window from the Procambarus clarkii isolate CNS0578487 chromosome 48, FALCON_Pclarkii_2.0, whole genome shotgun sequence genome containing:
- the LOC138351170 gene encoding probable serine/threonine-protein kinase samkC, producing MVQTQQGPDPTRSRPNKVQTQQGPDPTRSRPNKVQTQQGPDPTRSRPNQVQTQQGPDPTRSRPNKVQTQQGPDPTRSRPSKVQTQQGPDPTRSRPSKVQTQLGPDPTRSRPNKVQTQQGPDPARSEDYRGQDKIGANMEPVDWFQYTTNQARICNPKSGGKRSRRKEDEVEEDVKGDFEKDESEEERGGRSRRKE